Proteins co-encoded in one Sandaracinaceae bacterium genomic window:
- a CDS encoding methyltransferase: MPHPVDAPADWPADVTHDRLIGDVFIYQRRGGHRTGTDDVLTAYWATQRTTLAPHDAYLDLGCGVGSVLLMTAHRARPAECVGVEAQAESVALASRAVRELPAGFAPTRVVHSDFRELALGRRFALVTGSPPYFPTNAGVLPQDPQRLACRFEVRGGVEAYCETAAAHLLPHGRFFLVHQTACDARVLTAARGAGLHLHSVLDARMREDRDGAFLSVYELGCDLPAGAVEREELSIRGRDGEFTPAYREARRALGVEAPASLVAALV, encoded by the coding sequence GTGCCTCACCCGGTGGATGCCCCCGCGGACTGGCCGGCGGACGTCACGCACGACCGGCTGATCGGCGACGTGTTCATCTACCAGCGCAGGGGCGGTCATCGCACCGGCACGGATGATGTGCTGACGGCCTATTGGGCCACGCAGCGCACCACGCTCGCGCCGCACGATGCCTACCTGGACCTCGGCTGTGGCGTGGGATCGGTGCTGCTCATGACCGCCCACCGCGCACGTCCGGCCGAGTGCGTGGGCGTGGAGGCGCAGGCCGAGAGCGTGGCCCTGGCCAGCCGCGCCGTGCGTGAGCTGCCCGCAGGGTTCGCGCCCACCCGGGTGGTCCACAGCGACTTCCGCGAGCTCGCGCTGGGGCGGCGCTTCGCGCTGGTCACGGGGTCGCCGCCCTACTTTCCCACGAACGCTGGCGTGCTTCCGCAGGATCCGCAGCGCCTCGCGTGCCGCTTCGAGGTGCGCGGGGGCGTGGAGGCCTACTGCGAGACGGCAGCAGCGCACCTCCTGCCGCATGGGCGCTTTTTCCTGGTGCATCAGACGGCCTGCGACGCACGGGTCCTCACGGCAGCGCGCGGGGCCGGGCTGCATCTGCACAGCGTGCTGGATGCCCGCATGCGCGAAGATCGGGATGGCGCGTTCCTGAGCGTCTACGAGCTGGGGTGTGACCTCCCCGCTGGCGCCGTGGAGCGCGAGGAGCTGAGCATTCGCGGCCGCGACGGGGAGTTCACGCCGGCCTACCGAGAGGCGCGTCGGGCACTAGGAGTGGAGGCGCCCGCTTCCTTGGTTGCAGCGTTGGTGTAG
- the sppA gene encoding signal peptide peptidase SppA produces the protein MLCTRSLLFSALVILFSPLGSLGAPASARAQTRPATAGIEGPARLWTAPQGALSVGTHPAAMAWTDGVRVRFLHVGNLGGANLDVGRGNGLYAVGGLPYGIGLGFSAERVDGVTLAGDDADFGRLAIGLAWAPGRTFAIGGTLHYLAGGSFGGVTGLNLSVGMRPSRFLEFSLVAHDVLGPLGLTTSTRDVPATFHLAAALIAGDTGVRVEAGVARSTDNRLGVRGAVLARVPRFGDLVAQVEVDDLRETRGRQREVRVTGGVEARLGNHSVGGGATGRFNPDGAEGSSYFVTGEFGGPWARGLPEPRYVAELEIRDMSARGLVRVVHLLDRALHEREVAGVVLRPRVKLPLAHAQELRLMVDALMAAGKPVVCHLESASAGEWYACAGAARTWIDPAGSVQLIGPSMEMMSLGALLENAGVRADFVRIGDYKSAPEQFTHERMSAPAREQYDAFLDDVYTRFTADLARDAEVSVAHVRGWVDSGPYVAPEAVTGQLVDGALGAEDLRESAREVLGTRSIRPGLRTYRDEDGPRQGIGIVVVDGAIVDGENVDIPLIDIHQSGARTIIATLDAYARDPNIAAIVLRIDSPGGSALASEQIWRAIRRAREHKPVIASLGAVAASGGYYIASAADEIWADPATLTGSIGIYYGKVDFQQLAERVGVNVEIMGRGRRSGATSLFRPFTDDERARLQEMIAVMYQLFLTRVAEGRDMTVEEVDALGQGRIFSGDRALRNGLVDHLGGLGSALARARERGNVAPGCRVSVAPGRPDELLDYVLGDAAASVELGRGGRVDGAAQPAMASSALEWMVMMSQIGELGALAHLPELGAVE, from the coding sequence ATGCTCTGCACCCGTTCGCTGCTCTTCTCGGCACTCGTCATCCTTTTCTCGCCGCTCGGGTCACTGGGGGCCCCGGCCTCCGCTCGAGCGCAGACGCGGCCCGCCACGGCAGGCATCGAGGGGCCCGCGCGGCTCTGGACGGCGCCACAGGGGGCGCTGTCGGTGGGGACGCATCCCGCCGCGATGGCCTGGACCGACGGGGTGCGCGTGCGGTTCCTCCACGTGGGGAACCTGGGCGGAGCCAACCTCGACGTGGGCCGCGGCAACGGCCTCTACGCCGTGGGCGGCCTGCCCTACGGCATCGGGCTCGGGTTCTCGGCCGAACGAGTGGACGGCGTCACCCTTGCGGGCGATGACGCGGACTTCGGGCGCCTCGCCATCGGGCTCGCCTGGGCACCCGGGCGCACCTTCGCCATCGGCGGCACGCTCCACTATCTGGCTGGCGGCAGCTTCGGCGGGGTGACCGGGCTCAACCTCTCGGTGGGCATGCGGCCCAGCCGCTTCCTGGAATTCAGCCTCGTGGCGCACGACGTGCTCGGGCCGCTGGGCCTCACCACCTCCACGCGCGACGTGCCGGCCACCTTCCACTTGGCGGCTGCCCTCATCGCCGGGGACACCGGCGTACGGGTGGAGGCCGGCGTCGCTCGCTCCACGGACAACCGGCTGGGCGTGCGTGGTGCGGTGCTGGCGCGCGTGCCGCGCTTCGGGGACCTCGTGGCCCAGGTCGAGGTGGACGACCTGCGGGAGACGCGCGGACGTCAGCGAGAAGTGCGCGTCACGGGTGGTGTGGAGGCGCGCCTCGGCAACCACTCGGTCGGCGGCGGCGCCACCGGGCGCTTCAACCCGGACGGCGCAGAGGGCAGCAGCTACTTCGTCACGGGCGAGTTCGGGGGCCCCTGGGCGCGCGGGCTTCCCGAGCCACGCTACGTGGCCGAGCTCGAGATTCGGGACATGAGCGCGCGTGGGCTGGTGCGCGTGGTGCACCTCCTGGACCGTGCCCTGCACGAGCGTGAGGTCGCAGGGGTGGTGCTCCGCCCGCGCGTGAAGCTGCCGCTGGCCCACGCGCAGGAGCTGCGGCTCATGGTGGACGCGCTCATGGCCGCGGGGAAGCCCGTGGTGTGTCACCTCGAGTCGGCGTCCGCCGGCGAGTGGTATGCCTGCGCCGGCGCCGCGCGCACGTGGATAGACCCCGCGGGCTCGGTGCAGCTGATCGGGCCGTCCATGGAGATGATGTCGCTCGGCGCGCTGCTCGAGAACGCCGGGGTGCGCGCCGATTTCGTGCGCATCGGCGACTACAAATCGGCCCCCGAGCAGTTCACGCACGAGCGCATGAGCGCCCCCGCCCGCGAGCAGTACGACGCGTTCCTGGACGACGTCTACACGCGCTTCACGGCGGACCTGGCGCGCGACGCCGAGGTGTCGGTGGCCCACGTGCGCGGCTGGGTGGACAGCGGGCCCTACGTGGCCCCCGAGGCGGTCACAGGGCAGTTGGTGGACGGCGCGCTCGGCGCCGAGGACCTGCGGGAGAGCGCGCGCGAGGTGCTGGGCACCCGCAGCATTCGGCCGGGGCTGCGCACCTACCGCGACGAGGACGGGCCGCGTCAGGGCATCGGCATCGTGGTGGTGGACGGCGCCATCGTGGATGGCGAGAACGTGGACATCCCGCTCATCGACATCCACCAGAGCGGCGCGCGCACCATCATCGCCACGCTGGACGCCTACGCGCGTGACCCGAACATCGCCGCCATCGTCCTGCGCATCGACTCGCCGGGGGGCTCGGCGCTGGCATCGGAGCAGATCTGGCGTGCCATCCGGCGCGCCCGGGAGCACAAGCCCGTGATCGCGTCGCTCGGCGCGGTGGCCGCCAGTGGGGGCTACTACATCGCGTCGGCGGCGGACGAGATCTGGGCGGATCCCGCCACGCTCACCGGCTCCATCGGCATCTACTACGGCAAGGTGGACTTCCAGCAGCTGGCCGAGCGTGTGGGCGTCAACGTGGAGATCATGGGCCGCGGTCGCCGCAGCGGGGCCACCTCGCTCTTCCGCCCGTTCACGGACGACGAGCGGGCGCGGCTGCAGGAGATGATCGCGGTCATGTACCAGCTGTTCCTCACGCGCGTGGCCGAGGGCCGCGACATGACGGTGGAGGAGGTCGATGCCCTGGGGCAGGGCCGCATCTTCTCCGGCGACCGTGCCCTGCGGAACGGGCTGGTGGACCACTTGGGCGGGCTCGGCTCGGCGCTGGCGCGCGCACGCGAGCGCGGGAACGTGGCGCCAGGTTGCCGGGTGAGCGTGGCTCCGGGTCGTCCGGACGAGCTGCTGGACTACGTGCTGGGGGACGCGGCGGCCAGCGTGGAGCTCGGCCGTGGCGGGCGCGTGGATGGCGCCGCGCAGCCGGCCATGGCGAGCAGCGCGCTCGAGTGGATGGTGATGATGTCGCAGATTGGCGAGCTGGGCGCGCTGGCGCATCTCCCCGAGCTGGGCGCGGTCGAGTGA
- a CDS encoding TonB family protein yields MRRDVAALVSVLVSGCLHLGLMAWLDRALPDPAHAHAWMTHEARLERVGPDGVRADAARGDVRADEIPVEFGGPDSAQNVDRGLPGGGGEARAPEEGVLLAMNVDDVRLQDAPWNAVGVAQVQRIHTDASRASWDNRRATPNPHDQPFLATGTGSHRERRRVSILEPNEGAPRAPARSAEGRESASVLAESRIPLTVGGTAGAAPADAHSTAAPLGSAQPSPGTGIAGGQGARESAAARVATGRPAVDEGPAATLATARERPRDDTDSEQLATQLMQSWVDASPRTARERAAGNGGVGGGGPAGSGGGRTQGGEATPHAPGPGGRGALDTRDSRYQSWLLAQRRRVYGAMVFPRERQLQMDQGVVVYTFSVDRSGHLVGAPRLSRSSGYADIDAAALRAIRETLPTAPPPSELMQDRTELPVRMHLNFSNPMVR; encoded by the coding sequence ATGCGCCGCGATGTCGCCGCCCTCGTGTCCGTGCTGGTGTCGGGCTGCCTGCACCTGGGGCTCATGGCTTGGCTCGACCGTGCGCTGCCGGACCCGGCTCATGCGCACGCGTGGATGACGCACGAAGCGCGCCTGGAACGCGTGGGGCCCGACGGAGTGCGCGCTGACGCTGCCCGGGGCGACGTGCGAGCCGACGAGATCCCGGTGGAGTTTGGTGGCCCCGACAGCGCCCAGAACGTGGACCGCGGGCTGCCCGGGGGTGGCGGTGAAGCACGCGCCCCGGAAGAGGGCGTGCTGCTCGCCATGAACGTGGACGACGTGCGCCTGCAAGATGCGCCGTGGAACGCGGTGGGCGTGGCGCAGGTGCAGCGCATCCACACCGACGCTTCGCGTGCGTCGTGGGACAACCGCCGTGCCACCCCCAACCCCCACGATCAACCGTTCCTGGCCACGGGGACCGGCAGCCACCGCGAGCGTCGGCGCGTGTCCATCCTCGAGCCGAACGAGGGCGCCCCCCGCGCGCCTGCACGGAGCGCCGAGGGCCGTGAGTCGGCTTCCGTGCTGGCCGAATCCAGAATCCCGCTGACGGTGGGAGGCACGGCTGGGGCCGCTCCCGCCGACGCCCACAGCACCGCAGCGCCGCTGGGCTCTGCACAGCCCAGCCCGGGCACCGGCATCGCGGGAGGCCAGGGCGCGCGGGAGAGCGCGGCCGCGCGCGTGGCCACGGGCCGCCCTGCGGTGGACGAGGGCCCGGCCGCCACGCTGGCCACCGCCCGCGAGCGGCCACGCGACGACACGGACTCCGAGCAGCTGGCCACCCAGCTGATGCAGTCGTGGGTAGACGCGTCTCCACGGACGGCCCGCGAGCGCGCCGCGGGCAACGGCGGCGTGGGCGGCGGGGGGCCCGCTGGCTCGGGGGGCGGGCGCACCCAAGGAGGCGAGGCCACCCCACACGCCCCCGGTCCCGGTGGGCGAGGGGCCCTCGACACGCGCGACTCGCGCTACCAGTCCTGGCTCTTGGCGCAGCGTCGCCGCGTGTACGGCGCCATGGTGTTCCCGCGCGAGCGGCAGCTGCAGATGGACCAGGGCGTGGTGGTCTACACGTTCAGCGTGGACCGCAGCGGGCACCTGGTGGGCGCCCCCCGCCTCTCGCGCAGCAGCGGGTACGCAGACATCGACGCGGCCGCTCTGCGCGCCATCCGCGAGACCCTGCCCACCGCGCCGCCTCCCAGCGAGCTCATGCAGGACCGCACGGAGCTGCCCGTGCGCATGCACCTGAACTTCAGCAATCCGATGGTGCGCTAG